Proteins encoded together in one Benincasa hispida cultivar B227 chromosome 1, ASM972705v1, whole genome shotgun sequence window:
- the LOC120082991 gene encoding uncharacterized protein At4g06744-like, with the protein MQFILTTLLFFTHFLYVFSTRCPPPPLPPPPPECPPPESPPPLPPPPPPPPKTCQCQPTLRFLDQRLAVVYPIIQTFKALITSDPLGITQTWVGSDICKYKGFFCDNPPDNKSAVVVAGIDFNGFQLTASTLDGFIDGLPDLAIFHANSNFFSGTITPKIASLPYLYELDLSNNQLSGPFPVAILSVTDLSFFDIRFNFFTGFVPPQVFVKNFDFLFINNNNFGMKLPINFGSTTTPYITLANNKFTGPIPRSIGKASASLTEILLLNNQLTGCIPYEVGFLKMAIVFDAGDNSLTGPLPCSLGCLEKIEQLNFAGNFLYGQVPEVVCELGNLLNLSLSDNYFTKIGPSCRKLVRNGVLDLRKNCIRGLPDQRLPLDCLFSYLFRYPCPFPATYGFVPCEKSSFGSGQQKRSSVPIANGGISTQKP; encoded by the coding sequence ATGCAATTCATTCTCACCACTCTCCTCTTCTTCACTCACTTCCTATATGTATTCTCGACCAGATGTCCCCCTCCTCCACTGCCGCCGCCACCGCCGGAATGCCCTCCACCTGAATCCCCGCCACCATTACCGCCGCCGCCGCCACCGCCACCGAAAACTTGCCAATGCCAACCGACCCTCAGATTCTTAGACCAAAGACTGGCTGTGGTGTACCCAATCATTCAGACCTTCAAAGCCCTCATCACTTCTGATCCATTAGGCATCACACAAACATGGGTTGGCTCTGATATCTGCAAGTACAAAGGCTTCTTCTGTGATAACCCCCCGGACAACAAATCTGCTGTCGTCGTTGCAGGTATCGATTTCAACGGCTTCCAACTCACTGCCTCGACGCTTGATGGCTTCATCGACGGCCTCCCTGACCTTGCCATCTTCCATGCTAACTCAAACTTCTTCTCTGGCACAATCACCCCCAAAATTGCATCGCTCCCATATCTCTATGAGCTTGATTTAAGCAACAACCAACTGTCGGGTCCTTTCCCAGTTGCCATTTTGAGTGTCACTGATCTCTCGTTCTTTGATATCAGATTCAATTTCTTCACTGGGTTTGTTCCCCCGCAGGTTTTTGTAAAGAATTTTGACTTCTTATTCAtcaataacaacaattttgggATGAAATTACCCATTAACTTCGGCTCTACAACCACGCCTTATATCACTTTAGCTAACAACAAGTTCACTGGTCCGATTCCAAGAAGCATCGGAAAGGCTTCTGCCAGTTTAACTGAAATCTTGTTACTCAACAATCAGCTCACTGGGTGTATTCCATACGAGGTGGGGTTCTTGAAAATGGCCATTGTTTTTGACGCTGGCGACAACTCGCTAACCGGCCCATTGCCTTGCTCGCTCGGCTGCCTGGAGAAGATTGAGCAGCTGAACTTTGCCGGAAACTTCCTCTACGGCCAGGTGCCAGAGGTGGTGTGTGAACTGGGAAATTTGCTAAATCTATCCCTGTCAGATAATTACTTCACCAAAATTGGGCCATCGTGTAGGAAACTGGTGAGAAATGGGGTTcttgatttgagaaaaaattgcATAAGGGGGCTGCCTGATCAGAGATTGCCGTTGGATTGCCTTTTTTCGTATTTGTTTCGATACCCTTGTCCATTTCCGGCAACTTATGGCTTCGTTCCTTGTGAGAAGTCTTCTTTTGGTTCTGGACAACAGAAAAGAAGCTCTGTTCCTATTGCCAATGGTGGTATTTCCACACAAAAACCTTAA
- the LOC120082980 gene encoding UDP-glucose flavonoid 3-O-glucosyltransferase 7-like has translation MDAKNTQLRIFFFPFMAQGHSIPTTDMAKLFASRGADVAIITTPLNAPLIAKSINKSDHSGREIELLIINFPSQAVGLPDGCESLDLARSPEMFNSFFRATTMLGPQIDQILDQHRPHCLVADTFFPWTTDLAAKYGIPRVVFHGTCFFSLCAAASIIANRPYKNVSSELEPFVIPNLPDEIKLTRSQVPGYLKEEIETDFIKLYWASKEVESRCYGFLINSFYELEPAYADYYRNVLRRRAWHIGPLSLYSNVGEDNVQRGSSSSIDEHQCLQWLDSKNPDSVLYVSFGTLASLTDSQLLEIAEGLEATGQNFIWVVKKEKSDQEEWLPEGFEKRIEGRGLIIRGWAPQVLILEHRSIGGFVTHCGWNSALEGVTAGIPMVTWPNSAEQFYNEKLITDVLRIGVGVGALYWGRAGKDEIKSEAIAKAVSQVMVGEEAEGMRRRAKALGIQARKAIEEGGSSSSDLNAFFENLRSRI, from the coding sequence ATGGACGCCAAAAACACCCAACTTcgaatcttcttcttccctttcatGGCTCAGGGCCACTCAATCCCCACCACAGACATGGCGAAGCTATTCGCTTCTCGCGGTGCCGATGTCGCCATTATCACAACCCCTCTCAACGCCCCCCTCATCGCTAAATCAATCAACAAATCCGATCATTCAGGGCGCGAAATCGAGCTTCTGATCATCAATTTCCCTTCCCAGGCTGTCGGATTGCCGGATGGTTGTGAGAGTCTCGATTTAGCTAGGTCTCCGGAAATGTTTAATAGTTTTTTTAGAGCAACCACCATGTTGGGGCCTCAAATCGATCAGATTCTCGACCAGCATCGTCCTCACTGCCTCGTTGCTGATACATTCTTTCCATGGACGACTGATTTGGCTGCAAAATACGGGATTCCTAGGGTTGTGTTTCATGGAACTTGTTTCTTTTCTCTGTGTGCAGCGGCGAGTATAATCGCGAATCGGCCTTACAAAAATGTATCCTCGGAGTTAGAACCTTTTGTAATCCCTAATTTGCCTGATGAAATCAAGTTGACTCGTAGTCAAGTGCCGGGATATTTGAAAGAAGAGATTGAAACGGATTTTATTAAGCTTTATTGGGCGAGTAAAGAAGTTGAATCTAGATGTTATGGGTTTCTTATCAATAGTTTCTATGAACTTGAACCAGCTTATGCTGATTATTACAGGAATGTCTTAAGGAGAAGGGCTTGGCATATTGGTCCCCTTTCGCTGTACAGTAATGTTGGGGAAGATAATGTACAGAGGggatcttcttcctccattgATGAGCATCAGTGCTTACAATGGCTGGATTCTAAGAACCCCGATTCGGTTCTCTACGTAAGTTTTGGTACTCTTGCCAGTTTAACTGATTCTCAGCTGCTGGAAATTGCTGAGGGCCTTGAAGCTACAGGGCAAAACTTCATTTGGGTtgtgaagaaagagaaaagcgATCAAGAAGAGTGGTTGCCAGAAGGATTTGAGAAGAGAATAGAAGGGAGAGGATTGATCATCAGAGGCTGGGCACCACAAGTTCTGATTCTTGAACACCGTTCGATAGGCGGGTTTGTGACTCACTGTGGCTGGAATTCAGCTCTGGAGGGAGTTACTGCTGGCATCCCGATGGTCACATGGCCAAATTCTGCTGAACAATTCTACAATGAGAAGCTGATAACGGATGTTCTGCGAATTGGGGTTGGTGTCGGTGCTCTGTATTGGGGTAGAGCTGGGAAAGATGAGATAAAGAGTGAGGCTATAGCGAAGGCAGTGAGCCAAGTTATGGTGGGTGAAGAAGCTGAAGGAATGAGAAGGAGAGCAAAAGCACTTGGAATTCAGGCAAGGAAAGCAATCGAAGAAGGCGGATCATCTTCCTCTGATTTGAATGCTTTCTTTGAAAATCTGAGGTCTCggatttga